From Carnobacterium alterfunditum DSM 5972:
AAAACCATAGATGTACTGGTCGGACTTGTCACAGTAGAAGCGGTAGGATCAATATGCGATACAGTACCATTAAATGAATTATCGCCAGTCATTAAGAGGGCAACTTGCCCTTCTTCAATAAGAGCTGCATCTGATTTACTTAAATTGATCGTAACTTGTAAATCGCTCAAGTCAGCGATCGCAACAGCGGGCTCACCATTTTGACTGCTTAAATCGATTTGACCGTTTTTTGCATTAACGATCGTGACTGTTCCATTAAAATCAGCTGTCCGATTTGTTCCATCACTATAAGAAATAAGATTAGCGCCTTCTTCAACGGCATCTCCTACACTTACAGGCACATCTTGAATAAGTCCTTGACCAAAAATAGCTTGTGTTTGAGTAGATTCAATTATTCCAGTTGTACTTAATGTTTCTTTGATCGTCTCTTGCGATACTTTCGCAGTTTGCACAGTGATTGCTTCTTCCTCAGTGTTAGAATTTACAACACTATAAAAAATAAAAGCGATGATGGCAATAGCAATGACAATTCCGATTCCTTTTTTCCAATTCATGGTTTGATACTTCCTTTCTGTATTATCATTAGCAATGGTAAACGTTTTACTAATTATAATGATTCTGGTTTTTATAGTCTAGATTAACGTCTTGTAAACTAAAGTATAAAATCATTATTTTATAAAATTCATTGATCAACTGGTATAATAATAAAAAGTTCAAAGAGGTGTTGGATGATGAAAAAAGAATTATTTGCAATCGGAGATGTTCATGGACAAATTTCATTGTTTAAAAAAATGTTGACTCATTGGAATGAAGAAACACAGCAGCTTCTTTTGATCGGTGATTTAGGCGATCGCGGCGAAAATCCAAAAGATTGTTTTTTATTGGCAAAGATGTTGGTAGAACAAAAAGGAGCAATCTATTTAAAGGGCAATCATGAAGCGATGTTGTTGGCATTTATGAACCACCCAGAAAAAAATTATGGCCTTTATTGTCTAAACGGTGGTATGAAAACTCTTGAAACTTTCTTGCATCCTGGTTTAGACGATGAATACTCACCTACTGAAATTGTGATGATGTTGACTAGTCGTTATCCAACGCTGCAACCATTCCTTGAAACATTGCCTCTGTACTACGAATGGGGAGATTTTTTATTTGTTCATGCTGGTGTTGATTTAACTAAAAGTGACTGGCGCCAAACAGCTGATTATGATTATGTTTGGATCCGTGAGCCCTTTCATAAAGAAAAAAATAATACAGGAAAGACAATTGTATTTGGTCATACGATTACGCCTGCTTTATATGGAGACAATCAAACAACTGATCTATGGATAGAAGATCATAAAATCGGTATAGATGGGGGGGCTGTGTATGGAGGAGCCCTTCATGGTGTTTTATTCAATAAACAAGAACTAGTCAAAGATGTCAAAATAGACAACGCAGGATTTGTTTGGGATGGAAGAGTATAAATGAAAGCAGCTAAAAAGGAAAATTGAAGGAGAGATGAAATGATACTTTTTGAAAATGTTTCTAAAGAATATGAAAAAGGTAAACCGGTTGTGTCAAATATCAATTTGGAAATAGAAGATGGGGAATTTTTTGTGATCATTGGACCAAGTGGAAGTGGGAAAACGACAACACTTAAAATGATCAATCGCCTGATTCCATTAACGTCAGGTTTTATCCGAATAAATGAAAAACCGATCAGCGATTATAACTTGCAAGAATTACGATGGAACATTGGATATGTATTGCAGCAAATCGCTTTGTTCCCAAATATGACGGTTGAAGAAAATATTATGATTGTACCAGAAATGAAAAAATGGTCTAAAGAAGATATCCAAAATAGAGTGACAGAGCTGCTTGATAATGTTGGACTGGATCCAGAAACATACCGAAATCGCAAACCGTCTGAACTTTCAGGTGGAGAGCAGCAGAGAATCGGTGTGATCAGAGCCCTAGCTGCTAATCCGGATATCATTCTAATGGATGAGCCATTTAGTGCGTTAGACCCAATCAGCAAACGTAATTTACAAAATGATGTAGCTAAGTTGCAAAAAAAATTGAATAAGACAGTCGTCTTTGTAACACATGATATTCAAGAGGCACTAGCTTTGGGAGACCGTATCTGTTTGATGAATAAAGGAAAAATAGAACAAATAGGAACACCAAGTGAAATTCAAAAAAACCCTAAAAATGATTTTGTCCGTAAATTTTTACAAACAGGAATCAGTGATTTTAAAAACACCCCAACGATCCAACAGATCCTTACAACCGGAAAGATGGAAATCGTTGAAGCAGTTGAAGAAATAGGACCTTATTTGACAACGGAAGATACAGTTGATACATTAGTTGTTGCTCTAGCTAAGGAAGAGTTTGTTATCATCAAAGAAAAAGAAGGCAATAGGATAGGCAAGATCACAAAACAACAGCTGCTCAATTATTTAGCTCAAGAAATTCATGTTGAAAAAGAAAGAGTGGTGCTATAGTATGAATGAATTTATCGCTACCTTTCAAGAACGTAAAGGTGAATTAGTGACAGCACTGATTGAACATATGCAATTATCATTTGTTTCATTATTTATAGCGGTCGTTATAGCTATTCCGCTAGCAATCTACTTAACTAGACATAAAAAAATGGCAACCGTCATGATACAAATCACCTCTATTTTCCAAACTATCCCGTCACTTGCTCTTTTAGGATTGATGATACCTTTAGTAGGAATAGGAACTTTACCAGCTATTATAGCATTGGTGATTTATGCCCTGTTGCCTATTTTAAGAAATGCATATACCGGAATAATGGAAGTTGATCCATCGTTAAATGAAGCGGCAGACGCAATGGGAATGAATCGATTCAAGAAACTTATTAAAGTACAGATCCCGATTGCTATGCCGGTCATCATGGCGGGGATCCGTACTGCCATGGTGCTGATCATCGGAACTGGTACTATCGCAGCTTTAATTGGAGCCGGTGGACTAGGAAGTCTTATTCTATTAGGGATCGATCGCGGAAATAATTATTTGATTTTATTAGGAGCGATTCCAGCAGCATTACTAGCCATCTTATTTGATTACCTTTTGAGCTTGTTTGAAAAAATCTCTTTCAAGAAAACAGTGATCACATTGGGTATTCTTAGTGTTATTATTTTAAGTTTACTAATTGTACCTTTGTTGGCGAAAGACAAAGAAGAATTGGTCATTGCTGGTAAATTAGGTGCAGAACCTGAAATTATTATGAATATGTATAAATACTTGATTGAAGAAGAAACAGATGTAGCCGTTACGCTGCAGCCGAATATGGGGAAAACAACTTTCGTATTCAACGCATTAGAATCAGGAGATATCGATATTTATACGGAATATACTGGAACGATTTTGGCAACTTTTTTAAATGAAGAAGTGACTTCAACAGATGGACAAGCTGTTTATCAACAAGCTAAGGAAGGTTTGGCGAAGCAGTATGATATGTCTTTGTTGGAACCGATGGCCTTTAATAATACGTATACGCTTGCAGTTACTGCAGAACTAGCAGAAAAATATCAACTTGAAACTATTTCTGATTTGATTCCGATCGCAGATGAAATCAAAGCTGGCTTTACATTAGAATTTTCTGATCGTCAA
This genomic window contains:
- a CDS encoding efflux RND transporter periplasmic adaptor subunit encodes the protein MNWKKGIGIVIAIAIIAFIFYSVVNSNTEEEAITVQTAKVSQETIKETLSTTGIIESTQTQAIFGQGLIQDVPVSVGDAVEEGANLISYSDGTNRTADFNGTVTIVNAKNGQIDLSSQNGEPAVAIADLSDLQVTINLSKSDAALIEEGQVALLMTGDNSFNGTVSHIDPTASTVTSPTSTSMVLKSIVSFDKPPEGLFVGFDIDVDVTTNTADNVLAIPIEALLYDEDNKPYVYVVENEKAINTPIESGIQSATHVEVTDGLTLDDTIILSPDDTISDGTMVTSK
- a CDS encoding metallophosphoesterase → MKKELFAIGDVHGQISLFKKMLTHWNEETQQLLLIGDLGDRGENPKDCFLLAKMLVEQKGAIYLKGNHEAMLLAFMNHPEKNYGLYCLNGGMKTLETFLHPGLDDEYSPTEIVMMLTSRYPTLQPFLETLPLYYEWGDFLFVHAGVDLTKSDWRQTADYDYVWIREPFHKEKNNTGKTIVFGHTITPALYGDNQTTDLWIEDHKIGIDGGAVYGGALHGVLFNKQELVKDVKIDNAGFVWDGRV
- a CDS encoding ABC transporter ATP-binding protein; this translates as MILFENVSKEYEKGKPVVSNINLEIEDGEFFVIIGPSGSGKTTTLKMINRLIPLTSGFIRINEKPISDYNLQELRWNIGYVLQQIALFPNMTVEENIMIVPEMKKWSKEDIQNRVTELLDNVGLDPETYRNRKPSELSGGEQQRIGVIRALAANPDIILMDEPFSALDPISKRNLQNDVAKLQKKLNKTVVFVTHDIQEALALGDRICLMNKGKIEQIGTPSEIQKNPKNDFVRKFLQTGISDFKNTPTIQQILTTGKMEIVEAVEEIGPYLTTEDTVDTLVVALAKEEFVIIKEKEGNRIGKITKQQLLNYLAQEIHVEKERVVL
- a CDS encoding ABC transporter permease/substrate-binding protein — its product is MNEFIATFQERKGELVTALIEHMQLSFVSLFIAVVIAIPLAIYLTRHKKMATVMIQITSIFQTIPSLALLGLMIPLVGIGTLPAIIALVIYALLPILRNAYTGIMEVDPSLNEAADAMGMNRFKKLIKVQIPIAMPVIMAGIRTAMVLIIGTGTIAALIGAGGLGSLILLGIDRGNNYLILLGAIPAALLAILFDYLLSLFEKISFKKTVITLGILSVIILSLLIVPLLAKDKEELVIAGKLGAEPEIIMNMYKYLIEEETDVAVTLQPNMGKTTFVFNALESGDIDIYTEYTGTILATFLNEEVTSTDGQAVYQQAKEGLAKQYDMSLLEPMAFNNTYTLAVTAELAEKYQLETISDLIPIADEIKAGFTLEFSDRQDGYLGIQELYGLAFGDVQTMEPKLRYTAIETGDINLVDAYSTDSELAQYDLVVLEDDRGLFPPYQGAPLMLTETLADFPELDDILNQLSGEITDAEMREMNYAVNVEGKSTSEVAQQFLTEQGLIEE